The Thermogemmata fonticola genome has a window encoding:
- a CDS encoding ribonuclease H family protein, giving the protein MPWVVGIDEAGYGPVLGPLVQAVVVLWLPPEDTTGWNALRSMIRQARESPDERVLITDSKAVYSRYGLDGLESGIVRSLHMGHQTLDTWIKSYVMESSRQDWQRERWFDGAEVIPKRSWESPLCWPFPARARIRLLTPAAFNRLCDQTGNKAEVLGQGWIELIRELETSSSPPLIPEDGQDLVIYSDKLGGRHFYWPMLQECFTGRWVTPLREKPLESRYRIDGGTRAISVQFSPRAEASSLVVALASMLAKYVREIWMGQFQRFWQRHIPNLDTTGGYLPHARQWYARIAPLLSEVGVHPDEVWRRR; this is encoded by the coding sequence ATGCCTTGGGTTGTAGGAATTGATGAAGCCGGGTATGGTCCAGTTTTGGGTCCTCTGGTACAGGCGGTAGTGGTTTTATGGCTGCCGCCGGAGGACACGACGGGCTGGAATGCCCTGCGTTCCATGATTCGGCAGGCCCGCGAAAGCCCGGATGAGCGGGTGCTCATTACTGATTCCAAGGCGGTCTATAGTCGTTATGGCCTCGATGGTCTGGAAAGTGGAATCGTCAGATCGCTCCATATGGGGCATCAAACTTTAGATACATGGATAAAATCATATGTTATGGAGAGCAGTCGGCAGGATTGGCAGCGGGAACGCTGGTTTGATGGGGCGGAGGTAATTCCCAAGAGGTCCTGGGAATCGCCCTTATGTTGGCCCTTTCCGGCCCGTGCACGGATTCGTCTTCTGACACCGGCAGCCTTCAATCGCTTGTGTGATCAAACGGGAAACAAAGCGGAAGTGCTCGGTCAAGGCTGGATCGAATTGATCCGAGAGCTGGAGACTTCTTCATCTCCGCCGCTGATTCCCGAAGATGGACAGGATCTTGTCATCTATAGCGATAAGTTAGGCGGGCGGCATTTCTACTGGCCGATGTTGCAAGAGTGTTTTACGGGGCGATGGGTGACTCCACTGCGCGAAAAGCCCCTCGAAAGCCGCTATCGGATTGACGGTGGAACGCGAGCAATTTCCGTACAATTTTCGCCCCGTGCTGAGGCGAGCAGTCTGGTTGTGGCTCTAGCTTCCATGCTGGCCAAGTATGTGCGAGAAATCTGGATGGGTCAGTTCCAGCGCTTCTGGCAGCGGCACATTCCCAATCTCGATACAACCGGGGGTTATCTCCCGCATGCCCGGCAGTGGTATGCGCGGATTGCTCCGTTGTTGTCAGAGGTGGGCGTGCATCCGGACGAAGTCTGGCGGCGCCGCTAG
- the glpK gene encoding glycerol kinase GlpK: MVSRGILAIDQGTTSTRSVVYDAETLLPLAASQKEIRQYFPQDGWVEHDPEEIWRTVAETVQEAVRQAGVEPQKLVGIGITNQRETVVVWERATGRVVHRAIVWQDRRTTGYCQQHASAQPFITAKTGLFLDPYFSATKIRWLLDHVDYVRSAAESSQLAAGTIDTFLLWRLTGGQVHGTDVTNAARTLLFDIHALQWDHDLLRFFGIPAALLPQVQPSVSDFGVTRGLDFLPDGIPIRGIAGDQQAALYGQGCFTAGESKCTYGTGAFYLLHTGQKAVTSHHKLLTTVAAMCDATPKYALEGAVFIAGAAVQWLRDGLRLFSKAAEIEQLAAASREEEPVICVPGFVGLGAPHWEPAARGAILGLTRATTAADLARAVLEGVALQVVDLVEAAVKDWSGTPQAALAPLSVDGGMARNTWFLQRQADLLGRPVVQAAQIEATAHGAAFLAAVGAGLTDETALRQHLHVTARFEPKWTPQQRRHKRHVWRRAVDAVLTFARSAGDES, encoded by the coding sequence ATGGTCAGCCGAGGCATCCTGGCGATCGATCAAGGAACGACAAGTACTCGCAGCGTGGTGTACGACGCGGAGACCCTGCTGCCTCTAGCGGCGTCGCAGAAGGAGATCCGGCAGTATTTCCCTCAAGACGGTTGGGTGGAACACGATCCTGAGGAGATATGGCGGACCGTTGCCGAAACCGTGCAGGAGGCGGTCCGGCAGGCCGGGGTGGAGCCGCAAAAACTCGTTGGCATCGGTATCACCAATCAGCGGGAAACGGTGGTGGTATGGGAGCGGGCTACAGGTCGGGTGGTCCACCGAGCCATCGTTTGGCAGGACCGGCGGACGACCGGCTATTGCCAGCAGCATGCCAGTGCCCAGCCCTTCATCACGGCCAAGACCGGTTTGTTTCTCGATCCATACTTTTCCGCGACGAAGATCCGCTGGTTGCTCGACCACGTGGACTATGTCCGCTCAGCGGCGGAATCGAGCCAATTGGCCGCCGGGACGATCGACACCTTTCTATTATGGCGCCTGACGGGAGGTCAGGTTCATGGTACGGATGTGACCAATGCCGCCCGGACCTTGCTTTTCGACATCCATGCTTTGCAGTGGGATCACGATTTGTTGCGCTTCTTCGGGATACCGGCGGCCTTGCTGCCGCAGGTGCAGCCCAGTGTGTCGGATTTTGGGGTTACCCGTGGCCTGGATTTTCTGCCGGATGGGATTCCCATTCGCGGCATTGCCGGGGACCAGCAGGCGGCTTTGTACGGGCAGGGGTGTTTCACAGCCGGGGAGAGCAAATGCACGTATGGTACCGGGGCCTTTTACCTGCTCCACACGGGCCAGAAGGCCGTCACATCCCATCACAAACTGTTGACGACGGTGGCGGCGATGTGTGACGCCACACCGAAGTATGCGCTGGAAGGGGCCGTATTCATCGCGGGCGCCGCCGTCCAATGGTTACGGGATGGCCTGCGCCTCTTCAGCAAGGCCGCGGAGATCGAACAGTTGGCAGCGGCGTCGCGGGAAGAGGAACCGGTGATTTGCGTGCCGGGCTTCGTCGGCTTGGGAGCACCGCATTGGGAACCAGCAGCCCGCGGAGCCATCTTGGGCCTGACTCGTGCGACGACGGCGGCGGACCTGGCCCGTGCTGTCTTGGAAGGGGTGGCGCTCCAAGTGGTCGATCTGGTGGAAGCCGCTGTGAAGGATTGGAGTGGCACGCCGCAGGCCGCCTTGGCTCCCCTGAGTGTGGATGGCGGAATGGCAAGGAACACCTGGTTTTTGCAGCGCCAAGCGGATTTGCTCGGCCGGCCCGTCGTGCAGGCGGCTCAGATCGAAGCAACGGCCCACGGAGCGGCCTTTCTCGCGGCGGTCGGTGCGGGTTTGACTGATGAAACCGCATTGCGGCAGCACCTCCACGTCACGGCCCGCTTCGAGCCAAAATGGACCCCGCAGCAGCGGCGACACAAGCGGCACGTCTGGCGGCGAGCGGTGGATGCCGTCCTCACCTTTGCCCGCTCCGCAGGAGACGAGTCTTGA
- a CDS encoding C40 family peptidase — MLTNVWWATVITVGHVIAPANGNSHGTMADAPYGFLYAPAFSLHAELRYPASRYTPQAGDVLLMSDTDCFWTLMYRLAFTGAPGHAGLVVPLPDGRLGVLEAGYNETLWTRITPLAERLREYPGMIWVRRRCIPLTPQQQYRLMEFALAAADKPYASVRVALQVTPLRTRGPLRTFVMGRPRGPGRRYQCAEAVVEALVYAGLRDPRTARPSATYPQDLFYDRSWNRYLDRHPPLGEDWEPPALWTPVLGWALKGRTRAALIASGILPSSDTKPLGNATESANALESSGGSRTLSGRVDGIQPCAGSSEPVPVQGCVLLVGRKTQAITYVEQPLKHVGVFDRPPRLGRRR, encoded by the coding sequence ATGCTAACGAATGTATGGTGGGCTACCGTGATAACGGTAGGACATGTCATTGCGCCTGCGAATGGCAATTCTCATGGCACGATGGCGGACGCCCCTTACGGCTTCCTGTATGCTCCGGCGTTCAGCCTGCATGCAGAATTACGCTATCCCGCGAGCCGCTACACACCGCAAGCGGGAGATGTTCTCCTGATGAGCGACACGGATTGTTTCTGGACTTTGATGTATCGCTTGGCTTTCACCGGAGCGCCGGGCCACGCGGGGTTGGTCGTACCCTTACCCGATGGCCGTCTGGGTGTACTGGAGGCCGGTTACAATGAGACACTTTGGACGCGCATCACCCCTCTGGCGGAGCGATTGCGGGAATATCCTGGGATGATCTGGGTCCGGCGCCGATGCATTCCGCTCACCCCCCAGCAACAATACCGCTTGATGGAATTCGCCCTCGCCGCTGCCGACAAGCCGTATGCTTCGGTGCGTGTCGCCCTGCAAGTCACTCCGTTGCGCACCCGCGGGCCGTTGCGGACGTTCGTCATGGGCCGTCCCCGCGGTCCTGGGCGGCGATACCAGTGTGCTGAGGCTGTCGTCGAAGCTCTGGTCTACGCCGGCCTGCGCGATCCCCGCACCGCCCGCCCCTCGGCCACTTATCCTCAGGACCTGTTCTACGATCGTTCGTGGAACCGCTATCTGGATCGCCATCCTCCGCTCGGCGAAGACTGGGAACCTCCCGCCCTTTGGACGCCGGTCTTGGGGTGGGCTTTGAAAGGCAGGACCCGTGCTGCCTTGATCGCTTCTGGCATCTTACCAAGCAGCGACACTAAACCCTTGGGAAATGCTACGGAATCAGCGAATGCTTTGGAGTCCAGCGGGGGTTCCAGGACTCTCTCCGGGCGGGTCGACGGCATCCAACCATGCGCGGGCAGCAGCGAACCAGTGCCGGTCCAGGGTTGCGTTCTCCTGGTGGGTCGTAAAACGCAGGCGATCACATACGTCGAGCAACCGCTGAAGCATGTCGGTGTGTTCGATCGGCCACCCCGCTTGGGCCGCCGCCGCTAG
- a CDS encoding DUF58 domain-containing protein, with amino-acid sequence MLSAELLRQVRRLHLYARRLAQGQLGGAYHTAFKGAGLIFEEVREYQPGDDVRAIDWNVTARMGRPYIKRFTEERETTVLLVVDVSASLGFGSTGRTKRQAAAEVAALLALCAAVNNDRVGAVLGTTEVERFVTPSKGPRHLQRLLRDVLAYEPLQKGTNLAVLLQFVLRTQRRRAIVILMSDFLTEDYEHAFLQVARRHDLIAICLADPYELECPQWGLVQLEDSEGGEQLLVDTADADVRRSFAAQVTQHREVLRRLAAQAGVDVLTLSPADRYVQSLVRYLEQRRRRGRSQ; translated from the coding sequence GTGCTGAGTGCGGAATTGCTGCGACAGGTGCGACGGCTGCATCTTTACGCCCGCCGATTGGCTCAGGGCCAGTTGGGAGGGGCGTATCATACAGCCTTCAAAGGAGCTGGCTTGATCTTCGAGGAAGTCCGTGAATATCAACCGGGTGATGATGTACGGGCGATCGACTGGAATGTGACCGCTCGGATGGGCCGGCCCTACATCAAGCGCTTCACGGAAGAGCGGGAGACGACCGTGCTGTTGGTCGTCGATGTCTCCGCGAGTCTGGGATTTGGCAGTACGGGACGGACCAAGCGGCAGGCTGCGGCGGAAGTGGCGGCACTGCTGGCTTTGTGTGCGGCGGTGAACAATGATCGGGTCGGGGCCGTGTTGGGGACGACGGAGGTCGAGCGTTTTGTGACTCCCTCGAAAGGCCCGCGGCACTTGCAACGACTCTTGCGGGATGTGTTGGCTTACGAACCGCTCCAGAAAGGCACGAACCTTGCCGTTTTGCTTCAATTTGTGCTCCGGACCCAACGGCGCCGCGCCATCGTGATCTTGATGAGCGACTTCCTCACCGAAGACTACGAACATGCATTCCTCCAGGTCGCGCGACGGCATGATCTGATTGCTATCTGCCTCGCGGACCCTTACGAGTTGGAGTGCCCTCAGTGGGGGCTGGTGCAATTGGAGGATAGCGAGGGCGGGGAGCAGCTGCTGGTGGATACGGCTGACGCTGATGTTCGCCGGTCCTTTGCAGCCCAGGTGACCCAGCATCGGGAAGTGCTGCGACGCCTCGCCGCTCAGGCGGGAGTTGATGTCCTGACCCTCAGTCCGGCGGATCGCTATGTGCAGAGCTTGGTTCGCTATCTCGAACAACGACGCCGCCGAGGACGTTCCCAATGA
- a CDS encoding histidine triad nucleotide-binding protein, producing MMADNIFMKIIQRTIPAKIIHEDEWSLAFHDINPQAPVHVLIIPKKEIRTLDDTTEEDQSLLGHLLLVARKLARQLQLDQGYRLVINCREQGGQTVPHLHVHLLGGRSMTWPPG from the coding sequence ATGATGGCAGATAATATCTTCATGAAAATCATTCAGCGTACAATTCCAGCGAAGATCATTCACGAAGATGAGTGGAGTCTGGCATTTCATGACATTAATCCTCAAGCACCGGTACATGTTCTGATCATTCCGAAGAAGGAAATTCGCACGTTGGATGACACGACGGAAGAAGATCAATCCCTGTTGGGCCATCTGCTCCTGGTCGCCCGGAAGCTGGCCCGGCAGCTTCAATTGGATCAGGGATACCGGCTGGTGATCAACTGCCGGGAGCAGGGAGGTCAAACCGTGCCGCATTTGCATGTCCACTTGTTGGGGGGCCGCTCGATGACTTGGCCGCCCGGTTGA
- a CDS encoding YebC/PmpR family DNA-binding transcriptional regulator, with translation MAGHSHWANIARKKSVVDAKRGKLFSKLSRYIIIAARAGGGDPETNLKLRYAIEKARAVSMPKENIERAIKRGTGELEDVTYDEVLYEGYGPGGAAILIEATTDNRNRTSSEIRKLFERAGGSLGNPGCVAYMFDRKGFFAIDAHKYPDEDQLLAIALEAGADDLHREGDTFEITCDPSRFSAVLEALRAAQVETMEAEVKYLPKMQKELDLETGKRLVKFLQALEDHDDVQNVYTDASITPEMTEE, from the coding sequence ATGGCCGGTCATAGTCATTGGGCCAACATTGCTCGCAAGAAGAGCGTGGTGGACGCTAAGCGTGGCAAGCTCTTCAGCAAGCTCAGCCGCTATATCATCATTGCTGCTCGTGCCGGGGGAGGCGATCCGGAAACCAATCTCAAGCTGCGTTATGCCATCGAAAAAGCCCGCGCCGTTTCCATGCCCAAGGAAAACATCGAGCGGGCCATCAAGCGCGGCACGGGAGAGTTGGAAGACGTTACCTACGATGAAGTCCTCTATGAGGGGTACGGACCGGGCGGTGCGGCGATCCTCATCGAGGCCACGACGGACAACCGCAATCGCACGAGCAGCGAAATCCGCAAACTCTTTGAACGGGCTGGGGGCAGCCTCGGCAACCCCGGCTGCGTCGCCTATATGTTCGACCGTAAAGGCTTCTTTGCTATCGACGCCCACAAATACCCGGATGAAGACCAGCTCCTGGCCATTGCCTTGGAGGCCGGCGCGGACGATTTGCATCGCGAAGGAGACACCTTCGAGATCACCTGCGATCCCTCGCGGTTTTCCGCCGTCCTGGAAGCTCTCCGAGCTGCTCAGGTCGAAACGATGGAGGCAGAAGTCAAATACCTGCCCAAGATGCAAAAAGAGCTAGACCTGGAGACCGGCAAACGCCTCGTTAAGTTCCTTCAGGCTCTCGAAGATCACGATGACGTGCAAAATGTTTACACCGATGCCTCGATCACTCCGGAAATGACGGAGGAATGA
- a CDS encoding alkaline phosphatase D family protein: protein MLSKAELAAAIRQEGGMSRRLFLRWSAALAALPVVARQVEGRQQSRPRFVDAPFSLGVASGDPDESSFVIWTRLAPRPLEPQGGMPAEKIEVRWEVAEDEGMKKIVRQGTALATPQLAHAVHVVVPGLSPDRWYYYRFHSGDATSPVGRARTTPPRSSLPQRLRFAFASCQHYEQGLYTAYEHMAQDDLDLVFHLGDYIYEGPASVKGVRKHAGPAKTRLQTLEDYRIRHAQYRSDPLLHGMHARCPWVVTWDDHEFDNNYANDISEVPNTDPVEFLWRRTNAYQAYYEHMPLRPTSIPRGPDMQLYRTIHFGRLAAFQVLDTRQYRTDQPNGDRLSPLDVDALNPRNTLLGRQQRGWLLSQLLQSQATWNVLAQQVMMAMVDVDITEGKGYSMDQWPGYAYERMQLLRWIADRRISNPIVLTGDIHLHWCNELRVDDRKPEQPVVAVEFVGSSISSGGNSRPAKEQEYTESLKAQNPCVKFFNSQRGYVRCEVTPQTWQSDYVVIEDVLKPGSPAVVKGKFVVESGQPGVKAG, encoded by the coding sequence ATGCTGAGCAAGGCTGAACTGGCCGCTGCCATCCGGCAAGAGGGTGGAATGAGCCGGCGGTTATTCCTGCGCTGGAGTGCGGCACTGGCTGCACTACCCGTGGTGGCCCGGCAGGTCGAGGGCAGGCAGCAAAGCCGTCCGCGGTTTGTGGATGCCCCCTTCAGCTTGGGCGTGGCCAGTGGCGATCCCGATGAGAGCAGTTTCGTCATTTGGACCCGGCTGGCACCGCGACCTCTGGAACCGCAGGGCGGAATGCCCGCGGAAAAAATCGAGGTCCGTTGGGAAGTTGCCGAAGACGAGGGGATGAAGAAGATCGTCCGACAAGGTACGGCGTTGGCCACACCCCAACTAGCCCATGCGGTGCATGTGGTCGTCCCCGGTTTGTCCCCGGATCGTTGGTATTATTACCGCTTCCACAGCGGGGATGCAACCAGCCCGGTGGGCCGGGCACGCACCACTCCTCCGCGTTCCAGTTTACCCCAACGCCTCCGCTTTGCCTTCGCTTCCTGCCAGCATTACGAACAAGGCCTATACACCGCCTACGAACACATGGCCCAGGATGATCTCGACCTGGTCTTTCACCTCGGCGACTACATCTATGAGGGACCGGCCAGTGTCAAAGGGGTGCGCAAGCACGCGGGACCTGCGAAAACCCGCTTGCAGACCCTGGAAGACTATCGGATTCGGCACGCTCAATACCGCAGCGATCCTTTACTGCATGGGATGCATGCCCGATGTCCGTGGGTGGTCACGTGGGACGATCATGAATTCGACAACAACTACGCAAACGACATTTCCGAAGTCCCCAATACAGACCCTGTGGAGTTCCTCTGGCGCCGGACCAACGCCTACCAGGCTTATTACGAGCACATGCCCCTGCGTCCGACGTCGATCCCTCGCGGCCCAGATATGCAACTGTACCGCACGATCCACTTCGGGCGGTTGGCTGCCTTCCAGGTCCTGGACACCCGGCAATACCGCACAGATCAACCCAACGGCGACCGCCTGTCTCCCCTGGATGTGGATGCTCTCAATCCCCGCAATACCCTCTTGGGGCGCCAGCAGCGTGGGTGGCTGCTGTCCCAATTGTTACAATCCCAGGCGACCTGGAACGTCTTGGCCCAACAAGTCATGATGGCGATGGTCGATGTGGACATTACAGAAGGTAAGGGATATTCGATGGATCAATGGCCAGGATATGCCTACGAACGGATGCAACTCCTGCGTTGGATCGCCGACCGTCGGATTTCTAACCCGATCGTGCTGACGGGGGACATTCATCTTCACTGGTGCAACGAACTGCGCGTCGATGACCGCAAGCCGGAACAGCCGGTGGTGGCTGTCGAATTTGTCGGCTCGTCCATTTCGTCCGGCGGGAACTCCCGGCCGGCTAAGGAGCAGGAGTACACCGAATCCCTCAAGGCTCAGAATCCCTGCGTGAAGTTCTTCAACTCCCAGCGGGGTTACGTGCGCTGCGAGGTCACTCCCCAAACCTGGCAGAGCGATTATGTGGTGATCGAGGATGTCCTCAAGCCCGGCTCTCCGGCGGTTGTGAAAGGGAAATTCGTCGTCGAATCCGGCCAGCCCGGCGTGAAAGCGGGGTAA
- a CDS encoding SDR family NAD(P)-dependent oxidoreductase, producing the protein MELGLQDQGVVIVGGASGIGWAMVEAFAQEQARVAVIDIAPVPALSGFEGPVAVRADVTDYAAIQAAARELPPRLGRVDHVIYAAAVGSGKYGFPYWNLEPADWERVWRVNLLGAVHVAHAFGPLLSQQRRGTMLFLASVAGQIGSQTDPPYSASKAALINFAQCAAKDLAPYNVRVNTICPGMVRTPLNRSVWQAWAAQQSPETWQDYETWAAAKIARLIPLNRWQTPEDVAALAVFLASDRAANITGQTLNVDGGFVMHW; encoded by the coding sequence GTGGAACTCGGCTTGCAAGATCAGGGTGTGGTGATTGTAGGGGGTGCTAGCGGGATCGGTTGGGCAATGGTGGAGGCTTTTGCCCAGGAACAGGCCCGTGTGGCGGTGATCGACATTGCCCCCGTGCCTGCCCTCTCCGGGTTTGAGGGTCCGGTCGCTGTCCGAGCGGACGTGACGGACTACGCCGCCATTCAGGCCGCCGCAAGGGAGCTTCCGCCACGGTTGGGACGTGTGGATCACGTGATTTACGCGGCGGCCGTGGGGTCGGGCAAGTACGGCTTCCCTTACTGGAATCTGGAACCGGCGGATTGGGAGCGTGTCTGGCGCGTGAATCTCCTCGGTGCGGTTCACGTGGCCCATGCCTTCGGCCCGCTTTTGTCCCAGCAACGGCGTGGAACCATGTTGTTCCTTGCTTCCGTCGCGGGACAGATTGGTTCGCAAACCGATCCGCCTTACAGTGCCTCCAAAGCGGCATTGATCAACTTTGCCCAATGTGCGGCCAAGGACCTGGCACCGTACAACGTGCGGGTGAATACCATCTGTCCGGGGATGGTCCGTACCCCGTTGAACCGCTCGGTCTGGCAAGCCTGGGCCGCTCAACAATCGCCCGAAACCTGGCAAGATTACGAAACCTGGGCGGCGGCGAAAATCGCCCGGCTCATTCCCTTGAATCGGTGGCAGACGCCGGAAGATGTCGCCGCTCTGGCCGTCTTCCTCGCCAGCGACCGAGCCGCCAATATCACCGGACAGACTCTCAATGTGGACGGCGGCTTCGTGATGCATTGGTAA
- a CDS encoding UDP-glucuronic acid decarboxylase family protein, with protein MRTLITGGAGFIGSHLCERFLEMGHEVIAVDNFLTGTPENIAHLLGHPRFKIIGHDISYPLKIPVKIDNVLHFASPASPSDYLELPIQTLKVGSLGTHNTLGIAKAHNARYLLASTSEVYGDPLEHPQKETYWGNVNPIGVRGVYDEAKRFAESMTMAYHRVHNLNTHIVRIFNTYGERMRLNDGRALPNFMCQALRNQPITVYGDGSQTRSFCYISDLVEGIVRLLFTDFHEPVNLGNPEEISILQFAEEIRQLAGSSSPIVFQPLPQDDPRVRRPDITRARQLLGWQPCVPRQEGLKRTLEYFKRKLALMDQSQQSSLSSTSPSNVSSLSAMS; from the coding sequence GTGCGGACTCTCATCACGGGTGGAGCGGGCTTTATCGGTTCCCATCTCTGCGAGCGGTTCCTGGAGATGGGCCACGAAGTCATCGCGGTGGACAATTTTCTCACCGGCACACCGGAGAACATCGCCCACCTGCTTGGCCATCCCCGCTTCAAAATCATCGGTCACGACATCTCCTACCCGCTGAAAATCCCAGTCAAGATCGACAACGTCCTGCATTTTGCCAGTCCGGCCAGCCCGTCGGACTATCTGGAGCTGCCCATTCAGACTCTCAAGGTCGGCTCTCTGGGCACGCACAACACCCTCGGGATCGCTAAAGCCCACAACGCTCGCTATCTCCTCGCCAGTACCAGTGAAGTGTATGGCGATCCGCTGGAGCACCCGCAGAAGGAGACCTATTGGGGCAATGTCAATCCGATTGGCGTCCGCGGGGTCTATGACGAAGCCAAACGCTTCGCCGAATCCATGACAATGGCCTATCACCGCGTGCACAATCTCAACACTCACATCGTCCGCATTTTCAATACCTATGGGGAGCGGATGCGCCTCAACGATGGCCGGGCGTTACCCAACTTCATGTGCCAGGCGCTGCGTAATCAGCCGATCACGGTTTACGGCGACGGCTCCCAAACCCGCTCCTTCTGCTATATCTCGGACCTGGTCGAGGGGATTGTCCGCCTTCTCTTCACCGACTTCCATGAACCGGTCAATCTCGGAAACCCGGAAGAAATCTCCATCCTCCAGTTCGCGGAGGAAATCCGTCAGCTCGCTGGTTCCTCCAGCCCCATTGTGTTCCAGCCGCTGCCGCAGGACGACCCGCGTGTTCGCCGACCGGACATCACCCGTGCCCGGCAACTCCTCGGCTGGCAACCCTGCGTTCCCCGACAGGAAGGCCTCAAACGTACCCTGGAGTACTTCAAGCGAAAACTGGCCCTTATGGACCAATCCCAGCAGTCCTCCCTCTCCTCCACTTCTCCTTCCAACGTCTCCTCTCTCTCTGCGATGTCGTAG
- a CDS encoding YggS family pyridoxal phosphate-dependent enzyme, with protein MPRPVRDLLQQRLTEVRGRIEAAARRSGRAGGEITIVAVTKSVTAATAACLPELGLFDLGENRPQELWKKAAAIPQARWHLIGHLQRNKIERTVPRVALIHSVDSLRLLVALDEFGRRTQPVPILLQFNCSRESSKQGFPPEEADILAEQLPHYPGLNILGLMTMAAWQSNPQDTRPVFAELRQLRERLRQRTGLSLPHLSMGMSHDFEVAVEEGATMVRLGSVLFAGLEATSAES; from the coding sequence ATGCCAAGACCTGTGCGGGACCTTTTGCAGCAGCGCCTGACGGAGGTACGCGGGCGCATCGAGGCAGCCGCCCGGCGCAGCGGACGAGCCGGGGGAGAAATCACGATTGTCGCTGTCACTAAGTCGGTAACTGCCGCTACCGCCGCCTGCTTGCCGGAGCTGGGCCTTTTCGATCTCGGCGAGAACCGGCCGCAGGAACTCTGGAAAAAGGCCGCGGCTATTCCCCAGGCTCGTTGGCATCTCATCGGCCATCTCCAGCGGAATAAGATCGAACGGACAGTTCCTCGTGTCGCACTCATTCATTCTGTGGACTCCTTGCGTTTACTCGTCGCCCTCGATGAGTTTGGCCGGCGGACGCAGCCGGTACCTATCTTGTTGCAGTTCAATTGCAGCCGGGAAAGCAGCAAACAAGGCTTTCCGCCGGAGGAAGCGGACATCCTGGCCGAACAATTGCCCCACTATCCCGGCTTGAACATTCTCGGTCTGATGACCATGGCCGCCTGGCAGAGCAATCCCCAGGACACTCGTCCAGTCTTTGCGGAGCTGCGCCAGCTTCGAGAGCGCCTGCGCCAGCGGACGGGTTTGTCTTTGCCCCATCTCTCGATGGGAATGAGTCACGACTTTGAAGTCGCCGTCGAAGAGGGAGCCACGATGGTCCGATTGGGGAGCGTCCTGTTTGCGGGATTGGAGGCTACTTCCGCGGAGTCATAG
- a CDS encoding holo-ACP synthase has protein sequence MDIAGIGTQVLECVRVRELIDQHGELFLQQVFTDAEIAWCNGQKHTTEYFTALWAIKEAAFRAIGLVSRRTCRWKELAVQGSTIAALRLVAQGATREYMEHQGIAHLLVTAAYCRAFATATVLALRGSSPPAALHDTTVDL, from the coding sequence ATGGACATTGCGGGGATCGGTACCCAAGTGCTGGAGTGTGTGCGGGTCCGGGAGTTGATCGATCAACATGGGGAATTGTTTCTCCAGCAAGTGTTCACCGATGCGGAGATCGCGTGGTGTAACGGTCAGAAGCATACCACGGAGTATTTCACGGCTCTGTGGGCTATCAAGGAAGCTGCCTTTCGGGCCATCGGTTTGGTGAGCCGGCGGACTTGCCGCTGGAAGGAATTGGCGGTTCAAGGGTCCACCATCGCGGCTTTGCGGCTAGTGGCCCAAGGAGCGACGCGCGAATACATGGAACACCAGGGCATCGCCCATTTACTCGTGACCGCAGCCTACTGCCGGGCCTTTGCCACGGCCACGGTGTTGGCCCTGCGCGGAAGTTCCCCTCCCGCTGCCCTGCACGATACCACCGTGGATTTGTAG